The Calliphora vicina chromosome 3, idCalVici1.1, whole genome shotgun sequence genome contains a region encoding:
- the Uba3 gene encoding nedd8-activating enzyme E1 catalytic subunit produces the protein MATITANSLNSKRWHSLRHILERAGPFCKSDFTPSPDNLEFLQNTCKILVIGAGGLGCELLKDLALMGFGDLHVIDMDTIDLSNLNRQFLFRRSDIGSSKSECAAKFINNRVPTCRVTPHFCKIQDYDESFYQQFHIIVCGLDSIVARRWINGMLLSMLSYNEEDGSVDPSTIIPMIDGGTEGFKGNARVILPGFTACIECTLDLFPPQINYPLCTIANTPRLPEHCIEYVKIIQWDKENPFSAALDGDDPQHVAWVYERASERANQFSIAGITYRLVQGVLKHIIPAVASTNAVIAAACATEVFKLATSCYDSMSNYLNFNDIDGIYTYTYAAEKSENCLACSNVPQIINIEDPNTTTLEDLIKMLCESPMYQMKQPGITTIINGKNKTLYMSTVKSIEERTRCNLTESLGELGLKDGQQIMVSDQTTPNTITLQLKYNANEVEMN, from the exons ATGGCAACGATTACAGCCAATTctttaaatagcaaaagatGGCATAGTTTGCGTCATATATTAGAAAGGGCTGGACCTTTTTGTAAATCCGATTTTACACCATCGCCAGATAATCTagagtttttgcaaaatacTTGCAAAATTTTAGTAATTG GTGCTGGTGGCTTGGGATGTGAACTTTTAAAAGATTTGGCCTTAATGGGGTTCGGTGATTTGCATGTCATCGATATGGACACCATAGATTTATCGAATTTAAATCGTCAATTCCTATTCCGCAGATCCGATATTGGCTCTTCCAAGTCTGAGTGTGCGGCAAAGTTTATAAATAACCGTGTGCCTACGTGTCGTGTTACGccacatttttgtaaaatccaAGATTATGATGAATCATTCTACCAGCAATTCCATATCATAGTATGTGGCCTTGATTCCATAGTGGCGCGTCGTTGGATAAACGGCATGTTATTATCTATGCTTAGCTATAATGAAGAAGATGGTTCCGTTGATCCCTCCACCATAATACCCATGATTGATGGTGGCACAGAAGGCTTTAAGGGCAACGCCCGTGTCATATTGCCCGGATTTACGGCCTGTATTGAATGTACCCTGGATCTATTTCCACCACAAATCAATTATCCATTGTGCACCATAGCGAATACACCACGTCTGCCCGAACACTGTATtgaatatgtgaaaattatacaATGGGACAAGGAGAATCCCTTTAGCGCGGCTTTAGATGGTGATGATCCCCAACATGTGGCCTGGGTTTATGAACGTGCCAGCGAAAGAGCTAATCAATTTAGTATCGCTGGCATAACATATCGTTTGGTGCAGGGAGTTTTAAAACACATAATTCCCGCAGTGGCCAGTACAAATGCCGTTATTGCGGCCGCTTGTGCCACAGAAGTATTCAAATTGGCCACCAGTTGTTATGACAGCATGtccaattatttaaatttcaatgatATCGATGGAATTTATACCTATACTTATGCTGCCGAAAAGTCTGAAAATTGTTTGGCTTGCAGCAATGTGCCTCAGATAATAAATATTGAAGATCCCAATACCACAACTTTGGaggatttaataaaaatgctgTGCGAAAGTCCCATGTATCAAATGAAACAACCAG gCATTACAACAATAATTaatggtaaaaataaaactttatacaTGTCTACGGTTAAAAGTATTGAAGAGCGTACGCGCTGTAATTTGACAGAGTCTTTGGGCGAGTTAGGACTCAAAGATGGTCAACAAATAATGGTGTCCGATCAGACTACACCAAATACTATAACActacaattaaaatataatgCCAATGAAGTTGAAATgaattaa